Proteins from a genomic interval of Ndongobacter massiliensis:
- a CDS encoding 16S rRNA (uracil(1498)-N(3))-methyltransferase yields the protein MQQYFLKRVLTVGQEVELSQEIAHHLGHVLRKKEGAEIRLVDAQGQVFRATLFWQEKRLFALVCESLAENRETPAPITLFLALIKREKWEYALQKCTELGAERLVGVTTARSVVSLEAMKKRRARYEKILEEAAEQSERHKVPVLDFAADFTQLTNPRCTVNFICTERAAGVPHLIEALQEELPLEKQMRSVSVFVGPEGGFTVEEIAQAKAMGFRSVTLGPRILRAETAASTAVALIAAHMERQEGEDMNKQDKKVDAIISESEQKNQVAKKGMVSGTDVYGDVEKREEETGVEIPTEDAVLEAKEWSDLENRS from the coding sequence ATGCAACAATATTTTCTGAAACGTGTATTGACCGTCGGACAAGAAGTAGAATTGTCGCAGGAAATCGCGCATCATTTGGGTCATGTCCTGCGCAAGAAGGAAGGCGCAGAAATTCGACTGGTGGACGCGCAAGGGCAGGTTTTTCGAGCCACCCTTTTTTGGCAGGAAAAGCGACTGTTTGCTCTTGTGTGCGAATCTTTGGCAGAAAACCGAGAAACGCCGGCGCCAATTACACTTTTTCTGGCTTTGATTAAGCGGGAAAAATGGGAATACGCGCTGCAAAAATGTACGGAATTGGGAGCGGAACGGTTGGTCGGTGTGACAACGGCACGCAGTGTGGTGTCGTTGGAAGCGATGAAAAAGCGTCGTGCGCGCTATGAAAAGATTTTGGAAGAAGCGGCGGAGCAATCGGAACGGCACAAAGTTCCCGTACTTGATTTTGCAGCCGATTTTACGCAGTTGACCAATCCCCGTTGCACCGTGAATTTTATTTGTACGGAGCGCGCGGCAGGGGTGCCTCATTTGATTGAGGCTTTGCAAGAGGAGCTGCCTTTGGAGAAACAGATGCGGTCAGTCAGCGTCTTTGTGGGTCCGGAGGGCGGCTTTACGGTCGAGGAAATTGCGCAGGCAAAAGCGATGGGATTTCGCTCCGTTACGTTGGGGCCGCGCATATTGCGGGCAGAAACAGCGGCATCGACCGCTGTGGCATTGATTGCGGCGCACATGGAGCGTCAGGAAGGAGAGGATATGAATAAGCAGGACAAAAAAGTGGATGCCATTATCAGCGAATCCGAGCAAAAAAACCAAGTTGCCAAAAAGGGCATGGTTTCTGGCACGGATGTCTACGGGGATGTCGAAAAACGCGAAGAAGAGACCGGCGTGGAAATTCCTACGGAAGATGCCGTTTTGGAAGCCAAAGAGTGGTCCGATTTGGAGAATCGCAGCTGA
- a CDS encoding iron-containing alcohol dehydrogenase, which translates to MRSFHYYNPTRVYFGPEIEKNLQEELLKQKAKKVLLITMEYAEQLGIEADVKAACASVGAALLIERDVLPNPQVEPVRALQKMCREEGVDLLIAAGGGSVIDTAKSVAVAACSEADPWSYFEGAPVEKTLPVLCIPTIAASGSETSNAAILSNGVYKRGMESDLIYPVAAFLNPAYTSTLPWFQTAAGLADISSHLMERYFSNDPAADVTDRQIEGALRSLLVQSGRLLENPKDLDARGEVQWLALIAHNNSMDAGREACWGSHRIEHELSGIYHLTHGEGMAVVFVAWCRYMSEVKPKKLAQLADRVFGIDAWSFDEKTAALRLADTLEQFYRKLGLRTRLKEFKIDESRFREMGERATENGSVGHYVPLDADRIVEILKLAL; encoded by the coding sequence ATGCGCAGTTTTCATTATTACAACCCGACGCGCGTCTATTTCGGGCCGGAAATCGAAAAGAATCTACAAGAAGAGCTCCTGAAGCAGAAAGCAAAAAAGGTCTTGTTGATCACCATGGAGTACGCGGAACAATTGGGCATTGAAGCGGATGTAAAAGCGGCCTGTGCATCGGTCGGAGCCGCACTTTTGATTGAACGCGATGTTTTGCCCAATCCGCAGGTGGAGCCCGTGCGCGCGTTGCAAAAGATGTGCCGGGAAGAAGGCGTCGATTTACTGATTGCTGCCGGCGGCGGCAGCGTGATTGATACGGCAAAATCGGTTGCCGTTGCGGCGTGTTCGGAGGCGGATCCGTGGTCGTATTTTGAGGGCGCACCGGTGGAAAAGACGCTTCCAGTGCTGTGCATTCCGACCATTGCAGCAAGCGGCTCAGAAACTTCCAATGCGGCGATTCTTTCCAACGGCGTGTACAAACGCGGGATGGAATCGGATCTCATCTATCCGGTGGCGGCTTTCCTCAATCCTGCCTATACTTCAACATTACCTTGGTTCCAAACTGCAGCGGGATTGGCTGACATCTCTTCCCATTTGATGGAACGTTATTTTTCGAATGACCCCGCGGCGGACGTGACGGATCGTCAGATTGAAGGAGCGTTGCGCAGTCTATTGGTGCAAAGCGGACGTTTGTTGGAAAACCCGAAGGACTTGGATGCGCGCGGAGAAGTGCAGTGGTTGGCGTTAATTGCCCACAACAATTCGATGGATGCCGGGCGTGAAGCTTGTTGGGGTTCGCATCGCATTGAACACGAACTTTCCGGCATTTACCACTTGACGCATGGCGAAGGCATGGCGGTCGTTTTCGTCGCATGGTGCCGCTACATGAGTGAAGTCAAGCCGAAAAAACTGGCGCAGTTGGCAGATCGCGTGTTCGGCATTGATGCATGGTCCTTTGACGAAAAAACCGCGGCGCTGCGGCTGGCTGATACCTTGGAGCAGTTTTACAGAAAACTGGGGTTGCGCACCCGCTTGAAAGAATTTAAAATTGACGAATCAAGGTTCCGTGAGATGGGCGAGCGGGCGACGGAAAACGGCTCGGTGGGACATTATGTACCGCTGGATGCCGACCGTATCGTAGAAATTTTGAAGCTTGCCTTGTGA
- the guaA gene encoding glutamine-hydrolyzing GMP synthase, translating to MNLQKLQEEKVLILDFGGQYKQLIGRRVREAHIFCEIKPYSTPLEEIRASHYRGIILTGGPYSVYEANAPMADAGLTALGIPIYGICYGAQWLAHVLGGKVVKADKAEYGRTEVHFDRTSALYADFPETDVVWMSHNDRIAELPEDFRVLGSSDSCPVAAFGDDARKIYGVQFHPEVNHTEHGAEMLRDFLIRICGCSGQWTMSSFVQETIEEIRERVGNGKVLAAFSGGVDSSVAALLVHRAVGKNLTCIFVDTGLMRKDEGDEVERVFGKEFEMNLIRVDARARFLGKLAGVTDPERKRKIIGEEFIRVFEEEAKKIGAVDFLMQGTIYPDVIESGIGGAVIKSHHNVGGLPEHVDFKELLEPLRALFKDEVREAGTELGLPESIVWRQPFPGPGLAVRILGPITPERVQILQEADAIFREEIKKAGFHRDIAQYFAVLTDIRSVGVMGDARTYDYMLALRAVRTNDFMTAEWVRLPYEVLEVASNRIVNEVAHINRVVYDITGKPPATIEWE from the coding sequence TTGAATTTACAAAAATTACAGGAAGAGAAGGTTTTGATTCTCGATTTCGGCGGGCAGTATAAGCAATTAATCGGCCGTCGCGTACGAGAGGCACACATTTTCTGTGAAATTAAGCCCTATTCTACGCCCTTGGAAGAAATTCGTGCGTCCCATTACCGGGGCATCATTTTGACGGGCGGGCCATATTCGGTGTACGAAGCGAATGCGCCGATGGCCGATGCGGGGTTGACAGCGCTGGGCATCCCCATTTACGGCATCTGCTACGGTGCCCAGTGGCTTGCCCATGTTTTGGGCGGCAAAGTGGTGAAGGCGGATAAGGCGGAATATGGTCGTACGGAAGTGCATTTTGATCGTACATCTGCGCTCTATGCGGATTTTCCGGAAACGGATGTGGTGTGGATGAGCCACAACGACCGAATTGCAGAGCTTCCCGAGGATTTTCGGGTACTCGGGTCGTCGGATTCCTGCCCGGTGGCTGCTTTCGGCGACGATGCACGAAAAATTTACGGCGTGCAGTTTCATCCGGAAGTCAATCACACGGAACACGGCGCGGAGATGTTGCGCGATTTCCTCATTCGCATCTGTGGCTGCAGCGGACAGTGGACGATGTCTTCGTTTGTGCAGGAAACGATCGAAGAGATTCGGGAGCGCGTAGGGAACGGAAAGGTACTTGCCGCATTTTCGGGCGGCGTCGATTCCTCGGTGGCAGCTCTGCTGGTGCACCGCGCGGTGGGGAAAAATCTTACCTGCATTTTTGTGGACACCGGTCTGATGCGCAAGGATGAGGGCGACGAGGTGGAACGCGTCTTTGGCAAAGAATTTGAGATGAATCTCATTCGCGTGGATGCGCGGGCTCGCTTTCTTGGAAAGCTTGCCGGAGTCACCGATCCGGAACGCAAGCGAAAAATTATCGGGGAAGAGTTTATTCGCGTCTTCGAAGAGGAAGCCAAAAAAATCGGTGCCGTTGATTTTCTCATGCAGGGCACGATCTATCCCGATGTGATCGAAAGCGGCATCGGTGGTGCCGTCATTAAATCGCATCACAATGTCGGCGGTCTTCCGGAGCATGTGGATTTCAAAGAGCTCCTGGAGCCACTGCGGGCACTGTTCAAAGACGAGGTGCGAGAAGCCGGCACCGAACTCGGATTGCCGGAGTCCATCGTGTGGCGCCAGCCGTTTCCCGGACCCGGGCTTGCCGTTCGCATCTTAGGTCCCATTACCCCGGAGCGGGTGCAGATTTTGCAGGAGGCGGATGCCATTTTCCGCGAGGAAATCAAAAAAGCTGGTTTTCATCGTGACATTGCCCAATACTTTGCCGTTCTTACCGACATTCGTTCGGTGGGTGTGATGGGCGATGCGCGCACCTATGATTACATGCTTGCCCTTCGTGCGGTCCGCACGAATGACTTTATGACGGCGGAGTGGGTTCGCTTGCCCTACGAGGTGCTTGAAGTCGCCTCGAATCGCATCGTCAACGAGGTGGCACATATCAATCGCGTGGTGTACGACATTACGGGGAAGCCACCGGCGACGATTGAATGGGAGTAA